The window TTGCACTTACATATTTACGATGCAAATAGGCAGCACGCCGGCAAACACGGGGGGATTTGTCATTTTCGCGGTAATTGGCACGGCTTCGCCAGGCAGCAAAAAGAGTACTGCTGCCACAATTTGACAGAACACTGCCGGAGCATGCGGAATAACTATTCCGCGGCGCGCGACAGTTTACGCAAAATAACGAACGGCGTTTTCAAACACCGCCAAGCCATCGCCGCGTTCACGCTGTTCGCGCGTCCAGCGGGGATGATGTGTCGGATCGATGTGCCGTTCGGGATGCGGCATGAGGCCGAAGACGCGACCAGTATCGTCGCACAGACCGGCGACATTCAATTGCGCACCGTTGGGGTTCAACGGATAAGGAAGCAAACCGTTGCTGGCCAAGGCGACATTCGCCGCACTGCCGTCCTGCGGCAGATCGTAACGCAGCGCGAGTTGGCCGTTCGTTTCGAGCTGAGAGAGCGTGGCCGCATCGCGGGCGATGAACTTCCCTTCGGCGTGCGCGATCGGCAGGTACATCGATTCGATGCCTTGCAGAAAAACACCTTTGCTGCTGGCCGTGCGGAGCGAAACCCAGCGGTCTTCAAATTTGCCGCTGTCGTTGAGCGTGAGCGTGGCTTGCGGCTCATCGGCCCGATCGGGGAGGAGAATGCCCGATTTGATCAGAATCTGAAAGCCGTTGCAGATTCCAAGAATCAACTTCCCCGCCGCGCGAAATTCCTGCAGCGTGTCGCGCAGGTGATGCCGAATTTGATTGCCAAAAATGCGACCAGCCGAAAGATCGTCGCCGTAGCTAAAGCCACCCGGAATGCCCAGGATCTGAAAATCGGCGGCGAGCGATGGTTTTTCCAGCAGACGATTCAGATGAAAAACTTCTGGCCGCGCGCCGGCCGTTTGAAACGCAAAAGCGGTTTCCTGATCGCAATTGCTTCCCGGAGCCCGCAAAATCAATACACGCGGCGTGGCCATCGACCTTCCCTGCGCAAGAAGAGTGTTTCTGAGTGCAAAAACCTGAAGGATTTCCCAAGGTAACAGGGGCCAGGGGCCAGAGCATAGGGGCCAGGACGGTTGGATTCGCTCGACATCGCCACGCAATTTGCCCGCCCCTAGTCGCGCGCCAAATCATGTTGTAGATTAGACGTACCTCTTCGGGCGGCTAGCTCAGTTGGTTAGAGCACCATGCTCACACCGTGGGGGTCGCAGGTTCGAATCCTGTGCCGCCCACTCTGTTTTCTACTGCACTCTGTGCTGTAGAAAGCGCGCGACCCTGAATCAGGCTGCGAAGCGCTGATTTCAGAATGATTAAAAAGCGACTCCTTGTGGGTCGCTTTTTTTGTTCTTCAGTTCAGTGCATCCACCTTCACCGTGCTGCTGCACTTCATTTTGCGTCACTCGTGCGCCGGATTTTGCGTCACCCTTGGCTCCTCGCTGGTAGTGACCTCGGTGATTTGGAGGTAGTGCTTCGTCGCCACCAGCTGGGAGTTACCCGGCAGAGCTTGAGA is drawn from Anatilimnocola floriformis and contains these coding sequences:
- a CDS encoding phosphoribosylformylglycinamidine synthase subunit PurQ encodes the protein MATPRVLILRAPGSNCDQETAFAFQTAGARPEVFHLNRLLEKPSLAADFQILGIPGGFSYGDDLSAGRIFGNQIRHHLRDTLQEFRAAGKLILGICNGFQILIKSGILLPDRADEPQATLTLNDSGKFEDRWVSLRTASSKGVFLQGIESMYLPIAHAEGKFIARDAATLSQLETNGQLALRYDLPQDGSAANVALASNGLLPYPLNPNGAQLNVAGLCDDTGRVFGLMPHPERHIDPTHHPRWTREQRERGDGLAVFENAVRYFA